The following proteins are co-located in the Helicoverpa armigera isolate CAAS_96S chromosome 23, ASM3070526v1, whole genome shotgun sequence genome:
- the Med gene encoding mothers against decapentaplegic homolog 4 isoform X1: MNTTAPTSADACLSIVHSLMCHRQGGESEGFSKRAIESLVKKLKEKRDELDSLITAITTNGAHPSKCVTIQRTLDGRLQVAGRKGFPHVIYARIWRWPDLHKNELKHVKFCQFAFDLKCDSVCVNPYHYERVVSPGIDLSGLTLQSGPSRLVKDEYTAGLSGNGMDMDTGEMVTIQHHATSPRHHHTPMPHHHQQFQTTNIIINQGQTPEGVPNMFSPTHAPRTPLRAPAPHPPQMCGPHPGPMPGPQMVGAQSPLGGGMGQGQMSSPRLAAAPSMSPATPQMPSMNRPMSLPSPQQMALAQQRAVAPKLEPPDTMDARAMWLPKRMNHSAMPVTMSPGATTPLIDGSTTTFFTSEQTSNDSPQLAQPLSNSHAAGTVSPGSGEGSQQNGFTTDGSPAPQPSPLPHRTQHQQQQGTWTGNNTLTYTQSLAPPPAAPPVPLDAPPHHHYLGQPVADNGNPGGLLSSQPAPEYWCSVAYFELDTQVGETFKVPSSRPNVTVDGYVDPSGGNRFCLGALSNVHRTEQSERARLHIGKGVQLDLRGEGDVWLRCLSDHSVFVQSYYLDREAGRAPGDAVHKIYPSACIKVFDLRQCHRQMQTQAATAQAAAAAQAAAVAGHIQPQHPTMNKCLSAAAGIGVDDLRRLCIVRLSFVKGWGPDYPRTSIKETPCWVEVHLHRALQLLDEVLHTMPIDGPRSTIE, translated from the exons ATGAATACCACGGCACCGACTTCGGCGGATGCTTGCCTGAGCATCGTGCACTCGCTGATGTGCCACAGACAGGGTGGAGAGAGCGAGGGCTTCTCCAAGCGTGCCATTGAGTCTCTGGTGAAGAAATTGAAGGAGAAGCGGGATGAGCTGGACTCTTTGATAACGGCTATCACAACTAATGGAGCTCACCCTAGTAAATGTGTGACTATACAGAGGACTCTAGATGGCAGATTACAG GTGGCAGGCCGAAAAGGTTTCCCCCACGTGATCTACGCGCGCATATGGCGATGGCCAGACTTGCACAAAAATGAATTGAAACACGTCAAATTCTGTCAGTTTGCTTTCGACCTCAAATGTGACTCAGTCTGTGTGAATCCTTACCATTATGAAAGGGTTGTCTCCCCAGGAATTG ATTTATCAGGTCTCACCCTGCAGTCGGGGCCTAGTAGGTTAGTGAAGGATGAATACACAGCCGGTTTGAGTGGAAACGGTATGGATATGGACACAGGAGAGATGGTCACCATACAGCACCATGCGACCAGTCCTCGACATCACCACACGCCGATGCCGCACCATCATCAGCAGTTCCAGacgacaaatattattattaaccaGGGACAAA CGCCTGAAGGCGTTCCGAACATGTTTTCACCGACGCACGCGCCGCGCACTCCGCTGCGGGCCCCAGCGCCGCATCCGCCGCAGATGTGCGGCCCGCACCCGGGGCCCATGCCGGGGCCGCAGATGGTGGGGGCCCAGTCGCCCTTGGGAGGAGGGATGGGGCAAGGACAGATGTCGTCGCCTCGCCTGGCTGCGGCGCCTTCCATGTCCCCAGCTACGCCACAAATGCCTTCAATGAACAGGCCGATGTCGCTGCCGAGTCCCCAACAGATGGCGCTGGCGCAGCAGAGAGCGGTGGCTCCCAAATTGGAACCGCCCGATACGATGGACGCTCGCGCTATGTGGCTGCCTAAACGAATGAATCATT CTGCAATGCCAGTCACTATGTCTCCGGGTGCCACAACTCCTCTCATAGATGGTTCGACCACTACCTTCTTCACTTCAGAACAAACTTCTAATGATTCTCCTCAGCTCGCGCAGCCTTTGTCTA ACAGCCACGCAGCGGGCACAGTGTCCCCGGGCTCCGGCGAGGGCTCGCAGCAGAACGGCTTCACCACCGACGGCAGCCCCGCGCCGCAGCCCAGTCCTCTGCCGCACCGCACCCAGCATCAGCAGCAACAAG GCACCTGGACGGGTAACAACACGCTGACATACACGCAAAGCCTGGCGCctccgcccgccgcgccgcccgtcCCTCTCGACGCTCCACCACATCATCACTATT TAGGGCAACCCGTTGCAGACAATGGCAACCCCGGCGGGTTGTTGTCAAGCCAGCCGGCGCCGGAATACTGGTGTTCCGTGGCTTACTTCGAGCTGGACACCCAAGTTGGAGAGACCTTCAAAGTACCCTCCAGCCGACCCAACGTTACC GTTGATGGCTACGTAGATCCTTCAGGCGGCAACAGATTCTGCTTGGGCGCTCTCAGTAACGTGCACCGGACAGAGCAGAGTGAGCGAGCAAG GTTGCACATAGGTAAGGGAGTGCAACTGGACCTGCGTGGTGAAGGCGACGTGTGGCTGCGCTGCCTGTCCGACCACTCCGTCTTCGTGCAGTCCTACTACTTGGACCGTGAGGCGGGTCGGGCGCCCGGCGATGCTGTGCATAAGATTTATCCTTCTGCTTGTAttaag GTATTCGACCTCCGTCAATGCCACCGTCAGATGCAGACACAAGCTGCCACAGCTCAGGCCGCGGCCGCAGCTCAAGCCGCCGCCGTCGCCGGTCACATACAGCCACAACATCCCACCATGAACAAGT GTCTGTCAGCAGCCGCCGGCATCGGGGTGGACGACCTGCGGCGCCTGTGCATCGTGCGGCTCAGCTTCGTGAAGGGCTGGGGGCCCGACTACCCCAGGACCTCGATTAAGGAGACGCCCTGCTGGGTTGAGGTGCATTTGCATAg AGCGCTCCAGCTTCTGGACGAGGTCCTGCACACGATGCCGATCGACGGTCCTCGGAGCACCATCGAGTAG
- the Med gene encoding mothers against decapentaplegic homolog 4 isoform X4: protein MNTTAPTSADACLSIVHSLMCHRQGGESEGFSKRAIESLVKKLKEKRDELDSLITAITTNGAHPSKCVTIQRTLDGRLQVAGRKGFPHVIYARIWRWPDLHKNELKHVKFCQFAFDLKCDSVCVNPYHYERVVSPGIDLSGLTLQSGPSRLVKDEYTAGLSGNGMDMDTGEMVTIQHHATSPRHHHTPMPHHHQQFQTTNIIINQGQTAMPVTMSPGATTPLIDGSTTTFFTSEQTSNDSPQLAQPLSNSHAAGTVSPGSGEGSQQNGFTTDGSPAPQPSPLPHRTQHQQQQGTWTGNNTLTYTQSLAPPPAAPPVPLDAPPHHHYLGQPVADNGNPGGLLSSQPAPEYWCSVAYFELDTQVGETFKVPSSRPNVTVDGYVDPSGGNRFCLGALSNVHRTEQSERARLHIGKGVQLDLRGEGDVWLRCLSDHSVFVQSYYLDREAGRAPGDAVHKIYPSACIKVFDLRQCHRQMQTQAATAQAAAAAQAAAVAGHIQPQHPTMNKCLSAAAGIGVDDLRRLCIVRLSFVKGWGPDYPRTSIKETPCWVEVHLHRALQLLDEVLHTMPIDGPRSTIE from the exons ATGAATACCACGGCACCGACTTCGGCGGATGCTTGCCTGAGCATCGTGCACTCGCTGATGTGCCACAGACAGGGTGGAGAGAGCGAGGGCTTCTCCAAGCGTGCCATTGAGTCTCTGGTGAAGAAATTGAAGGAGAAGCGGGATGAGCTGGACTCTTTGATAACGGCTATCACAACTAATGGAGCTCACCCTAGTAAATGTGTGACTATACAGAGGACTCTAGATGGCAGATTACAG GTGGCAGGCCGAAAAGGTTTCCCCCACGTGATCTACGCGCGCATATGGCGATGGCCAGACTTGCACAAAAATGAATTGAAACACGTCAAATTCTGTCAGTTTGCTTTCGACCTCAAATGTGACTCAGTCTGTGTGAATCCTTACCATTATGAAAGGGTTGTCTCCCCAGGAATTG ATTTATCAGGTCTCACCCTGCAGTCGGGGCCTAGTAGGTTAGTGAAGGATGAATACACAGCCGGTTTGAGTGGAAACGGTATGGATATGGACACAGGAGAGATGGTCACCATACAGCACCATGCGACCAGTCCTCGACATCACCACACGCCGATGCCGCACCATCATCAGCAGTTCCAGacgacaaatattattattaaccaGGGACAAA CTGCAATGCCAGTCACTATGTCTCCGGGTGCCACAACTCCTCTCATAGATGGTTCGACCACTACCTTCTTCACTTCAGAACAAACTTCTAATGATTCTCCTCAGCTCGCGCAGCCTTTGTCTA ACAGCCACGCAGCGGGCACAGTGTCCCCGGGCTCCGGCGAGGGCTCGCAGCAGAACGGCTTCACCACCGACGGCAGCCCCGCGCCGCAGCCCAGTCCTCTGCCGCACCGCACCCAGCATCAGCAGCAACAAG GCACCTGGACGGGTAACAACACGCTGACATACACGCAAAGCCTGGCGCctccgcccgccgcgccgcccgtcCCTCTCGACGCTCCACCACATCATCACTATT TAGGGCAACCCGTTGCAGACAATGGCAACCCCGGCGGGTTGTTGTCAAGCCAGCCGGCGCCGGAATACTGGTGTTCCGTGGCTTACTTCGAGCTGGACACCCAAGTTGGAGAGACCTTCAAAGTACCCTCCAGCCGACCCAACGTTACC GTTGATGGCTACGTAGATCCTTCAGGCGGCAACAGATTCTGCTTGGGCGCTCTCAGTAACGTGCACCGGACAGAGCAGAGTGAGCGAGCAAG GTTGCACATAGGTAAGGGAGTGCAACTGGACCTGCGTGGTGAAGGCGACGTGTGGCTGCGCTGCCTGTCCGACCACTCCGTCTTCGTGCAGTCCTACTACTTGGACCGTGAGGCGGGTCGGGCGCCCGGCGATGCTGTGCATAAGATTTATCCTTCTGCTTGTAttaag GTATTCGACCTCCGTCAATGCCACCGTCAGATGCAGACACAAGCTGCCACAGCTCAGGCCGCGGCCGCAGCTCAAGCCGCCGCCGTCGCCGGTCACATACAGCCACAACATCCCACCATGAACAAGT GTCTGTCAGCAGCCGCCGGCATCGGGGTGGACGACCTGCGGCGCCTGTGCATCGTGCGGCTCAGCTTCGTGAAGGGCTGGGGGCCCGACTACCCCAGGACCTCGATTAAGGAGACGCCCTGCTGGGTTGAGGTGCATTTGCATAg AGCGCTCCAGCTTCTGGACGAGGTCCTGCACACGATGCCGATCGACGGTCCTCGGAGCACCATCGAGTAG
- the Med gene encoding mothers against decapentaplegic homolog 4 isoform X3: MNTTAPTSADACLSIVHSLMCHRQGGESEGFSKRAIESLVKKLKEKRDELDSLITAITTNGAHPSKCVTIQRTLDGRLQVAGRKGFPHVIYARIWRWPDLHKNELKHVKFCQFAFDLKCDSVCVNPYHYERVVSPGIDLSGLTLQSGPSRLVKDEYTAGLSGNGMDMDTGEMVTIQHHATSPRHHHTPMPHHHQQFQTTNIIINQGQTPEGVPNMFSPTHAPRTPLRAPAPHPPQMCGPHPGPMPGPQMVGAQSPLGGGMGQGQMSSPRLAAAPSMSPATPQMPSMNRPMSLPSPQQMALAQQRAVAPKLEPPDTMDARAMWLPKRMNHSAMPVTMSPGATTPLIDGSTTTFFTSEQTSNDSPQLAQPLSNSHAAGTVSPGSGEGSQQNGFTTDGSPAPQPSPLPHRTQHQQQQGTWTGNNTLTYTQSLAPPPAAPPVPLDAPPHHHYYNGNPGGLLSSQPAPEYWCSVAYFELDTQVGETFKVPSSRPNVTVDGYVDPSGGNRFCLGALSNVHRTEQSERARLHIGKGVQLDLRGEGDVWLRCLSDHSVFVQSYYLDREAGRAPGDAVHKIYPSACIKVFDLRQCHRQMQTQAATAQAAAAAQAAAVAGHIQPQHPTMNKCLSAAAGIGVDDLRRLCIVRLSFVKGWGPDYPRTSIKETPCWVEVHLHRALQLLDEVLHTMPIDGPRSTIE; the protein is encoded by the exons ATGAATACCACGGCACCGACTTCGGCGGATGCTTGCCTGAGCATCGTGCACTCGCTGATGTGCCACAGACAGGGTGGAGAGAGCGAGGGCTTCTCCAAGCGTGCCATTGAGTCTCTGGTGAAGAAATTGAAGGAGAAGCGGGATGAGCTGGACTCTTTGATAACGGCTATCACAACTAATGGAGCTCACCCTAGTAAATGTGTGACTATACAGAGGACTCTAGATGGCAGATTACAG GTGGCAGGCCGAAAAGGTTTCCCCCACGTGATCTACGCGCGCATATGGCGATGGCCAGACTTGCACAAAAATGAATTGAAACACGTCAAATTCTGTCAGTTTGCTTTCGACCTCAAATGTGACTCAGTCTGTGTGAATCCTTACCATTATGAAAGGGTTGTCTCCCCAGGAATTG ATTTATCAGGTCTCACCCTGCAGTCGGGGCCTAGTAGGTTAGTGAAGGATGAATACACAGCCGGTTTGAGTGGAAACGGTATGGATATGGACACAGGAGAGATGGTCACCATACAGCACCATGCGACCAGTCCTCGACATCACCACACGCCGATGCCGCACCATCATCAGCAGTTCCAGacgacaaatattattattaaccaGGGACAAA CGCCTGAAGGCGTTCCGAACATGTTTTCACCGACGCACGCGCCGCGCACTCCGCTGCGGGCCCCAGCGCCGCATCCGCCGCAGATGTGCGGCCCGCACCCGGGGCCCATGCCGGGGCCGCAGATGGTGGGGGCCCAGTCGCCCTTGGGAGGAGGGATGGGGCAAGGACAGATGTCGTCGCCTCGCCTGGCTGCGGCGCCTTCCATGTCCCCAGCTACGCCACAAATGCCTTCAATGAACAGGCCGATGTCGCTGCCGAGTCCCCAACAGATGGCGCTGGCGCAGCAGAGAGCGGTGGCTCCCAAATTGGAACCGCCCGATACGATGGACGCTCGCGCTATGTGGCTGCCTAAACGAATGAATCATT CTGCAATGCCAGTCACTATGTCTCCGGGTGCCACAACTCCTCTCATAGATGGTTCGACCACTACCTTCTTCACTTCAGAACAAACTTCTAATGATTCTCCTCAGCTCGCGCAGCCTTTGTCTA ACAGCCACGCAGCGGGCACAGTGTCCCCGGGCTCCGGCGAGGGCTCGCAGCAGAACGGCTTCACCACCGACGGCAGCCCCGCGCCGCAGCCCAGTCCTCTGCCGCACCGCACCCAGCATCAGCAGCAACAAG GCACCTGGACGGGTAACAACACGCTGACATACACGCAAAGCCTGGCGCctccgcccgccgcgccgcccgtcCCTCTCGACGCTCCACCACATCATCACTATT ACAATGGCAACCCCGGCGGGTTGTTGTCAAGCCAGCCGGCGCCGGAATACTGGTGTTCCGTGGCTTACTTCGAGCTGGACACCCAAGTTGGAGAGACCTTCAAAGTACCCTCCAGCCGACCCAACGTTACC GTTGATGGCTACGTAGATCCTTCAGGCGGCAACAGATTCTGCTTGGGCGCTCTCAGTAACGTGCACCGGACAGAGCAGAGTGAGCGAGCAAG GTTGCACATAGGTAAGGGAGTGCAACTGGACCTGCGTGGTGAAGGCGACGTGTGGCTGCGCTGCCTGTCCGACCACTCCGTCTTCGTGCAGTCCTACTACTTGGACCGTGAGGCGGGTCGGGCGCCCGGCGATGCTGTGCATAAGATTTATCCTTCTGCTTGTAttaag GTATTCGACCTCCGTCAATGCCACCGTCAGATGCAGACACAAGCTGCCACAGCTCAGGCCGCGGCCGCAGCTCAAGCCGCCGCCGTCGCCGGTCACATACAGCCACAACATCCCACCATGAACAAGT GTCTGTCAGCAGCCGCCGGCATCGGGGTGGACGACCTGCGGCGCCTGTGCATCGTGCGGCTCAGCTTCGTGAAGGGCTGGGGGCCCGACTACCCCAGGACCTCGATTAAGGAGACGCCCTGCTGGGTTGAGGTGCATTTGCATAg AGCGCTCCAGCTTCTGGACGAGGTCCTGCACACGATGCCGATCGACGGTCCTCGGAGCACCATCGAGTAG
- the Med gene encoding mothers against decapentaplegic homolog 4 isoform X2 — MNTTAPTSADACLSIVHSLMCHRQGGESEGFSKRAIESLVKKLKEKRDELDSLITAITTNGAHPSKCVTIQRTLDGRLQVAGRKGFPHVIYARIWRWPDLHKNELKHVKFCQFAFDLKCDSVCVNPYHYERVVSPGIDLSGLTLQSGPSRLVKDEYTAGLSGNGMDMDTGEMVTIQHHATSPRHHHTPMPHHHQQFQTTNIIINQGQTPEGVPNMFSPTHAPRTPLRAPAPHPPQMCGPHPGPMPGPQMVGAQSPLGGGMGQGQMSSPRLAAAPSMSPATPQMPSMNRPMSLPSPQQMALAQQRAVAPKLEPPDTMDARAMWLPKRMNHSAMPVTMSPGATTPLIDGSTTTFFTSEQTSNDSPQLAQPLSNSHAAGTVSPGSGEGSQQNGFTTDGSPAPQPSPLPHRTQHQQQQGTWTGNNTLTYTQSLAPPPAAPPVPLDAPPHHHYLGQPVADNGNPGGLLSSQPAPEYWCSVAYFELDTQVGETFKVPSSRPNVTVDGYVDPSGGNRFCLGALSNVHRTEQSERARLHIGKGVQLDLRGEGDVWLRCLSDHSVFVQSYYLDREAGRAPGDAVHKIYPSACIKVFDLRQCHRQMQTQAATAQAAAAAQAAAVAGHIQPQHPTMNKSAGIGVDDLRRLCIVRLSFVKGWGPDYPRTSIKETPCWVEVHLHRALQLLDEVLHTMPIDGPRSTIE; from the exons ATGAATACCACGGCACCGACTTCGGCGGATGCTTGCCTGAGCATCGTGCACTCGCTGATGTGCCACAGACAGGGTGGAGAGAGCGAGGGCTTCTCCAAGCGTGCCATTGAGTCTCTGGTGAAGAAATTGAAGGAGAAGCGGGATGAGCTGGACTCTTTGATAACGGCTATCACAACTAATGGAGCTCACCCTAGTAAATGTGTGACTATACAGAGGACTCTAGATGGCAGATTACAG GTGGCAGGCCGAAAAGGTTTCCCCCACGTGATCTACGCGCGCATATGGCGATGGCCAGACTTGCACAAAAATGAATTGAAACACGTCAAATTCTGTCAGTTTGCTTTCGACCTCAAATGTGACTCAGTCTGTGTGAATCCTTACCATTATGAAAGGGTTGTCTCCCCAGGAATTG ATTTATCAGGTCTCACCCTGCAGTCGGGGCCTAGTAGGTTAGTGAAGGATGAATACACAGCCGGTTTGAGTGGAAACGGTATGGATATGGACACAGGAGAGATGGTCACCATACAGCACCATGCGACCAGTCCTCGACATCACCACACGCCGATGCCGCACCATCATCAGCAGTTCCAGacgacaaatattattattaaccaGGGACAAA CGCCTGAAGGCGTTCCGAACATGTTTTCACCGACGCACGCGCCGCGCACTCCGCTGCGGGCCCCAGCGCCGCATCCGCCGCAGATGTGCGGCCCGCACCCGGGGCCCATGCCGGGGCCGCAGATGGTGGGGGCCCAGTCGCCCTTGGGAGGAGGGATGGGGCAAGGACAGATGTCGTCGCCTCGCCTGGCTGCGGCGCCTTCCATGTCCCCAGCTACGCCACAAATGCCTTCAATGAACAGGCCGATGTCGCTGCCGAGTCCCCAACAGATGGCGCTGGCGCAGCAGAGAGCGGTGGCTCCCAAATTGGAACCGCCCGATACGATGGACGCTCGCGCTATGTGGCTGCCTAAACGAATGAATCATT CTGCAATGCCAGTCACTATGTCTCCGGGTGCCACAACTCCTCTCATAGATGGTTCGACCACTACCTTCTTCACTTCAGAACAAACTTCTAATGATTCTCCTCAGCTCGCGCAGCCTTTGTCTA ACAGCCACGCAGCGGGCACAGTGTCCCCGGGCTCCGGCGAGGGCTCGCAGCAGAACGGCTTCACCACCGACGGCAGCCCCGCGCCGCAGCCCAGTCCTCTGCCGCACCGCACCCAGCATCAGCAGCAACAAG GCACCTGGACGGGTAACAACACGCTGACATACACGCAAAGCCTGGCGCctccgcccgccgcgccgcccgtcCCTCTCGACGCTCCACCACATCATCACTATT TAGGGCAACCCGTTGCAGACAATGGCAACCCCGGCGGGTTGTTGTCAAGCCAGCCGGCGCCGGAATACTGGTGTTCCGTGGCTTACTTCGAGCTGGACACCCAAGTTGGAGAGACCTTCAAAGTACCCTCCAGCCGACCCAACGTTACC GTTGATGGCTACGTAGATCCTTCAGGCGGCAACAGATTCTGCTTGGGCGCTCTCAGTAACGTGCACCGGACAGAGCAGAGTGAGCGAGCAAG GTTGCACATAGGTAAGGGAGTGCAACTGGACCTGCGTGGTGAAGGCGACGTGTGGCTGCGCTGCCTGTCCGACCACTCCGTCTTCGTGCAGTCCTACTACTTGGACCGTGAGGCGGGTCGGGCGCCCGGCGATGCTGTGCATAAGATTTATCCTTCTGCTTGTAttaag GTATTCGACCTCCGTCAATGCCACCGTCAGATGCAGACACAAGCTGCCACAGCTCAGGCCGCGGCCGCAGCTCAAGCCGCCGCCGTCGCCGGTCACATACAGCCACAACATCCCACCATGAACAAGT CCGCCGGCATCGGGGTGGACGACCTGCGGCGCCTGTGCATCGTGCGGCTCAGCTTCGTGAAGGGCTGGGGGCCCGACTACCCCAGGACCTCGATTAAGGAGACGCCCTGCTGGGTTGAGGTGCATTTGCATAg AGCGCTCCAGCTTCTGGACGAGGTCCTGCACACGATGCCGATCGACGGTCCTCGGAGCACCATCGAGTAG